The following DNA comes from Anopheles coustani chromosome 2, idAnoCousDA_361_x.2, whole genome shotgun sequence.
ACCAAGTACGTGCTCACTTGCTACCCGTGAGATGACGATGAGCccagcgagctcggtggataGATCAAGTTTAGCAGAACATGAGGGACATCGGAAGCGACCGGAAAAAAGGAGAGAAGAGAATTCAAATCGACgtttcaaaaaaatgtttataaaatacAGAAAGTGACACAGCACAGAGAAGTTTTATAGAAAGAGCCATTGATAGTCGGTGCATTTGAATGAActtttttaacttgttttctAAACTTTACCATTAAATGTGGGTGCATCAATACAATAACAAAAGAATACGTGTACATGGAACTATAGTGAATTATTCTTCGTAAAGGCTATTGGCTTCGTTGTCAATATAGACGAACCGAGCTGTGTTGGGATTACGAAACTTAGGTACAACGCACGCCCCTACGATAATTGATATAGAAATTGACTGCGATTCCGTCATACCACTTGTCTATTTTGCGATTTTGCAATTCCTTCTAGTAAATACTCTTAAATGTATTTCCTCCTCCAGGGTGATGCCATGTTCGCATGACCTGGCGATGAGATGAGCCGCAGGACTTAAACAACCCATTAACGAATACAGTAGGTCCCTGCTTTACGCTAATGTTTGGGACCAAACGCTATAGCGTATGTCGAGTTTTagcgtattgcggatttcctctgccatatcgtttatacttcatatcgaagagttgacactgagaggaaACCGCTTGTTTAACATATCTTCTATCCAAATCACTAATAGgtgttccatttcttctaTTAACTCATTACGTTTCCAAGTGGCCATACTCCGTTTGCAGAATTCCACAGAATATCTTTGCTTTGGATAATGGTACGCACTGTTGATTGTGGTCGTGTATTGATTCAGGCCGTGTGTAATTCAGGTCGTTGCagttttaaaaacttcactctaccaaacaaagcaaaattgactaatcagaaCTCAAGCTGCAACGGTTaacccttcttcttcttcttggcgtaacgaccttatTGGCCATGCCTGCTCGTTAAGGGCTTATAAGACTTATatcctatgtgtacgtggatagttaGTCCTCTCGCACAGGGGAAGGTCGAGGTGGTCAGCCCTGGGCGCTCGTGGGCCGATTTTGTAACCGGAGCtcccgctcggctgtcgcggacacTCCATATTCGCAAAGAACGATAAACGCTACGAGTtgtcatttgtaaaaaaatcgcgtattgcgtattcgcgtatatcgagtatagcgTACTGTGGGGATCTACTGAAAAATCCATTTCTTATACGTTATCAGTGTAGCAGCCACGGCCTATTCGTTTTatcaaaatgtattttatcaaaatgctACTCGTGAAAGCATTCGTTTGCAGGCTAAGATAAGAAAATCTGCGGCTCAATAGGTGTTGTATGCTATTGAGCTGAGATCTAGATGGTTTATTGTCTCATAGCTTATGTATTTACAAAAGTTCTTTTGATGACGCTCTGTAGAAGCTTTGCTGAGAAAATCTCTACAAGCCCCATACGTTGCCTCACTGTTTTACTGAATGACTGCATCCGAGTTCTGTTGAATCCATCCCAGGTACTCGGTGATACGGGTATGCACAGCGGATCGGCCACGATCGCATCCGAACAGTCCGGAGAAGTGGAACGAGTGAATGCCGACGAGGAACGTGCGGCCACCCTCACTGACTGTCACTGGGCCTCCTTCATCACCCTAGAGAAAAGACGGTACAAACAGGGTCATTTTACGAAGCACGACATACAGTTTTTGATTGACTCACGTTGCATGGGCCTCCGTTGTCGGTCGAGGTACAAATATGGGTATCGCGGATAAACGTGTGCGACAATCCGCAGACAAAGTTGGAGTTGACTGAATCGACGGCAAAGTACAGATTTGGGATGGGGATCGGTTCGTTCTCGCGACGACCCGTATTGCCCCAGCCGGCGGTCGTGGCAGCCCAGTTGTTGAAGCTATTGCCCACATCGCTGAAGCGAGGGAGTTCTACCGGACGAATCGTATCGCGGAGGGGAGCCTCATTCGACAACGTCAGAATGGCGATGTCGTCCCGGTTGAAGAAGGAGCTGTAGTTCGGATGCGACAGGATGTTCGACACCGGGATGAACTCCTCAATGCGGGTCATGTCGGATGCGCCCAAGAGAACGGTAAGCGTTGGTGATCTGCAACAAGCAATGACAATCGGTTGAACATAGTCAGATCTCATTCGCATAATGACCAGATATTTCAACACTCGTTCTCACCCAGAAATGCACACGGCCGCGGTGAGAACATGGCGGCGAGAGATCAACACTCCACTGCAGAAACTGTGCGACGATGATCCGGAGATGAGAACACCGGCAGCCCAAGGGAACTGAGTAGGACTCGCGATCTGTCCATCGGCGACACGCGACGAACGAACTTCGTCGTCCGTTAGAGGCGGAAGTCCTTGCTTAGCCCGGATGGCATCCGTCTGGTGGAGGGTACGCACCAGCGTCCAATCGATCGTACGTGGATCGACGGGACTGGAGTAGGCCACTCCCAGCACGTAGGCAGTCAACGCAAGCACAACGAACAGCTTCATAGTTACCTCTTCGCAGGACGACAAGCAACTAGGCCAGTCACCATCGTATGTTACACGTTTTATAGAAGGGCTATAACGATTGGTGCCGATTAGATTTGCCAAATCTCTACCCCACACGTTGGCCCCAAGCCGTGTTAAAACATCGTGAGACTGCTTTTGCCATCAGACACCCTTGGAAAGCCCATTTTTGCTTTCGATAAGATAGGTTACAGCTACCGTTTATCGCCTGTTACTAATAATACATTTATTGGGTGTTTAATTGATTAACAGTGATATTTGAGATTGAACGAAAGCTTTGtgtatttgaaatttaatttcggtCTATATAATGCTGTTTTGTTGTATAAAATTATTCAACTGTAGAAAATGGCAACACCGGAAACTCCGTTTCAATTATtatatttaatagttttttttcgtattcGCAATGACAGAACTGCCAATTTGAGGGAAATTAACggacttttatatttttcgattGCTTCGAATATTTACGCACGAATGACGACGTCGGTATTGGCTTGGATCCAATCCAGATATTCCGTGAGGCGTGTGTGGACCGACGATCGGCCGCGATCGCAGCCAAACAATCCATCGTAGTGGAACGAGTGGACACCGATGATGAACGTTTCGCCCCCTTCCGTCACCCAAACTGGACCACCTTCATCACCATTGCACGGTCCACCGTTGTCAGTCGAACTGCAGATGTTGCCATCGCGGATGAAGCTGTGCGAAATGCCGCAGACAAAGTTGGACACAACTGGACCGGTGGCGAACAGGAGCCGCTGCAGCGGGATCGGCTCGTTGTCACGGTTTCCAGTGTTACCCCAACCGGCTACCGTCGCAGGCCAGTCGTTGAACGTGAACGCCGTATGGTAGCGACGCGGTAAGTTAGCCACCTGCACGGTTGGAGTCAGGTTAGCCTCGTGGGACAGCTGAACCAGTGCGATGTCGTCTCGATTCAGCAGGGAGCTATATCCTGGATGGACGATGATGTGCGAGGGAATGTTCAGCACCGGAATGATCTGCTCGATACGGGTCATGTCCGTTGCCCCTAGCAGCACGGTGAACGAGTTGGTTCTGCGTGATCCAAAATTGTCTGATTAGCACAACATCTTCAATCAACATCACCTCCCAAATCGGTTCTCTTACCCCTGTACACAGGCCGCCGCTGTGAGGACGAATCGACGTGAGATCAGGGCTCCACCGCAGAAAGATCGGCTGGATGTTCCCGAAATAAGGATGCCGACGACAAAGGGAAACTGTCCCGGAGCCGCAACCTGTCCATCGCTGATACGTCCCGATGGTGGTGTTTGTACGTCAATGGCCATGCATACCGCGATAATACAGCTGACCACCGCACACCACACGCTGGCAGTGCTAAACGCCGACTTCATGGTTtactattttttccttccttttctggCTCAAACTCCGTCCGTACGATGCGCGGTCTGTGAACGCACTACGAGTTTAGATTTTCTTAGGTGTCCCTTGGTACCTCAGGGAAAGCGAGCCCCATTAAATCCCTCAAATGTTCTCCCAACCCCCCACAAACAAACGCACAAAGTGATCAGGCGAAAGGTTGCTGATTCCTTGTTTTATTACTTCTGGCACCGATAAGATACAGAGGGGTAATTTTGGGACGTACTTAATCCGGTTAAAGTGCGCCAATGACGCACTTGGTTAACGACGCACGTCTTCCTGATTCAAAGCGATGCCTTCGGTTATGTTCGAATGATGGCGTTCGAATTGGCTTCGATCCAGCTGAGGTAGCTCGTGAGTCGGATATGGACTGCCGAACGGCCACGATCGCATCCAAACAGGCCGCTATAATGGAAAGAGTGCATGCCGATGACGATCGTTTCGCCAGCGTCCGTTATCGTGACTGGACCACCATCGTCGCCCTGAAGGGAATAGGTATCAGGAAAATAACAGACGATCATGCtggttcaaaaaaaaaaaaaagattacgATTAAAGAAAACTTACGTCGCAAGGACCTCCATTATCCCCGGAGGTACAAATATGGTCGTCTCGAATGAAGTTGTGTGACAGGCCGCATACGGTGTTGCTGATGACCGGAGTGCGGATCGAGTTAAGATTAGGTATGGGGACGGGTTCGTTGTCACGGTTGCCCGTGTTACCCCAGCCGCTTACGGTGGTTCCAAACCCATTGAACGTGTTGCCCACGTGTCCCCATCGTGGCAGATTTGCAACCTGGATGTACTCATTCAGCGGCGTCGCTCGGTCCATGGTAAGGATCGCAACGTCGTCACGGTTCAACAGCGAGCTGTAGTTAGGATGGATAAGAATGCTTGCCACACCGATGAACTCCTGAATTCTGGTCATATCACTTGCCCCCAGAAGCACTGTAAGAATGGGTTGACTGTtgaggaaagtaaaaaaattgatACAGGTCAGGCCTCCCAAATCAACCTTGTTGAATTGTTCCTTTACTTTGAAACACAGCTTGCCGTCGTAAGAACGTGTGTTGGTGATATCAAAATGCCGGCGCAAAAGGCATGTCTATTAGAACCCGAAATCAGAATACCGACGATAAAGGGAACCGCTCGTGGATCGGTTTCTTCGCCACCGGCTATTCGCGAGTTGGGTTCTGCCGAATCGGATGGCGATCCGATAGCAAACACACCGCCTACGGCTAAAGCGGACAACAACAGTACGACCTTCATGGTTGTTCAGTCAGCAGAGTACTGGGGTTCATGTTGAGAGTGCTTTGTTGAGCATCCGATAGAGAATTTCGAGGGAGCTGCTGCAAGATAACGATATCGTTCCATGCTTGGTTTTAAAAAGATAACTTTCTTATCCTCTAGAAGTCTAGAGGTTATCATTTTTTCAGTTGCAAATCATGAAGAGAGGCTTGCCTagtgtgtttgtggttttgtggAATCCCCGGTCACATGCGCCACAAGTGAGGCACTATCCTTAGCGCGGGAGATTTTACAAATGCATGTAATTCTGCCGTTGCTCGAAAGGACATCACTTATCAAACTATGTAATTAGTAGtttctaaattattttaaggaatattaaaaaaagaaagttacTAAAATTGATGTACCGGTGGGCCATAATAGAAACAAGCTAGACCAGTTGCAACAAGAATGTTAAATAGTTACTTTGCATTAGCATAGCAAGTTTATCGATTATGAAGACAGAGAAGTGTGAAATAgggtaatttttttaaattctgatTGCTATGGAGCTTCCAAATAATCTCTATTTTATCTGATATGCGCATGTGCCTTGAAACCTGCAGcgttaaaaagaaaagcaaacgtttttttttcaattttaatattattttccaattaaaGTCCCTTGTACAAAGCCTATTCTTAGTTTTTGTTGAATCGTTCTGCTAGGTATCAGAATAATGATTTGGGGCTTACAGAGAGTAGTATTTTCGATCCTCCACCATAGAGTTA
Coding sequences within:
- the LOC131265467 gene encoding collagenase-like — translated: MKLFVVLALTAYVLGVAYSSPVDPRTIDWTLVRTLHQTDAIRAKQGLPPLTDDEVRSSRVADGQIASPTQFPWAAGVLISGSSSHSFCSGVLISRRHVLTAAVCISGSPTLTVLLGASDMTRIEEFIPVSNILSHPNYSSFFNRDDIAILTLSNEAPLRDTIRPVELPRFSDVGNSFNNWAATTAGWGNTGRRENEPIPIPNLYFAVDSVNSNFVCGLSHTFIRDTHICTSTDNGGPCNGDEGGPVTVSEGGRTFLVGIHSFHFSGLFGCDRGRSAVHTRITEYLGWIQQNSDAVIQ
- the LOC131264729 gene encoding brachyurin-like, with amino-acid sequence MKSAFSTASVWCAVVSCIIAVCMAIDVQTPPSGRISDGQVAAPGQFPFVVGILISGTSSRSFCGGALISRRFVLTAAACVQGTNSFTVLLGATDMTRIEQIIPVLNIPSHIIVHPGYSSLLNRDDIALVQLSHEANLTPTVQVANLPRRYHTAFTFNDWPATVAGWGNTGNRDNEPIPLQRLLFATGPVVSNFVCGISHSFIRDGNICSSTDNGGPCNGDEGGPVWVTEGGETFIIGVHSFHYDGLFGCDRGRSSVHTRLTEYLDWIQANTDVVIRA
- the LOC131264730 gene encoding chymotrypsin-like yields the protein MKVVLLLSALAVGGVFAIGSPSDSAEPNSRIAGGEETDPRAVPFIVGILISGSNRHAFCAGILISPTHVLTTASCVSNQPILTVLLGASDMTRIQEFIGVASILIHPNYSSLLNRDDVAILTMDRATPLNEYIQVANLPRWGHVGNTFNGFGTTVSGWGNTGNRDNEPVPIPNLNSIRTPVISNTVCGLSHNFIRDDHICTSGDNGGPCDGDDGGPVTITDAGETIVIGMHSFHYSGLFGCDRGRSAVHIRLTSYLSWIEANSNAIIRT